Proteins co-encoded in one Kutzneria chonburiensis genomic window:
- the aspS gene encoding aspartate--tRNA(Asn) ligase, giving the protein MIARVLSAELPSHVGERVRVAGWVHRGRELKSVTFVVVRDRSGLTQVVTSGPAPSEETVVEVTGLVTANPKAPGGVELTEPVLTVLGEAVVPPPFDLYRPTVPATLPTILDSAPVSLRHPLLRARFEISAASVAGFRSALDGLGATEIHTPKIVGSATESGANVFGIDYFGRKAFLAQSPQFFKQAMVGVFERVYEVGPVFRAEPHDTARHLAQYTSLDAEIGFIADHRDVMAVLREAIAGMLSSVAARSEAVALLKAELPEVPAEIPAIHFAEAQKLLGGKDEIDLAPADERWLSEWALREHGSDFLFVTGYPMAKRPFYTHPSPEDPNYSNSFDLLFRGLELVTGGQRLHRHADYLAALAQRGESPEAYQSYLAMFAHGMPPHGGFAIGLERWTARLLGVANIRQTTLFPETCTDSRRSGSGTPASAPEPTATWLDTRRLHSRPATVVIRQPARAGTWWTGSATRSNNGSDAGDCRRWCVAGRPTCWSAACRRWPFSSCWASSWTHWH; this is encoded by the coding sequence ATGATCGCCCGTGTCCTGTCCGCGGAACTCCCTTCGCACGTCGGCGAACGCGTTCGCGTCGCCGGCTGGGTGCACCGCGGCCGTGAGCTGAAATCCGTGACGTTCGTGGTCGTGCGCGACCGCTCCGGGCTGACCCAGGTGGTCACGTCCGGTCCCGCGCCGTCCGAGGAGACCGTTGTCGAGGTGACCGGCCTGGTCACCGCCAACCCCAAGGCGCCGGGCGGCGTCGAGCTGACCGAGCCGGTGCTGACCGTGCTCGGCGAAGCCGTTGTGCCACCGCCGTTCGACCTGTACCGGCCGACCGTGCCGGCGACGCTGCCGACCATTTTGGACAGTGCGCCGGTGTCGCTGCGACATCCGTTGCTACGGGCCCGGTTCGAGATCTCGGCCGCCTCGGTCGCCGGGTTCCGCAGTGCGCTGGACGGCCTGGGCGCCACGGAGATCCACACGCCGAAGATCGTCGGCTCGGCCACCGAGTCCGGCGCGAACGTGTTCGGCATCGACTACTTCGGACGCAAGGCTTTTCTCGCCCAGTCGCCGCAGTTCTTCAAGCAGGCCATGGTCGGCGTGTTCGAGCGGGTGTACGAGGTCGGGCCGGTGTTCCGGGCCGAGCCGCACGACACCGCCCGGCACCTGGCCCAGTACACCAGTCTCGACGCGGAGATCGGGTTCATCGCCGACCACCGGGACGTGATGGCGGTGCTGCGGGAGGCCATCGCCGGCATGCTGTCGTCGGTGGCGGCCCGTTCGGAAGCCGTCGCACTGCTGAAAGCAGAGTTGCCCGAGGTGCCGGCCGAGATCCCGGCCATCCACTTCGCCGAGGCACAGAAGTTGTTGGGCGGCAAGGACGAGATCGACCTGGCCCCGGCCGACGAGCGGTGGCTGTCCGAGTGGGCGCTGCGCGAACACGGCTCGGACTTCCTTTTCGTCACCGGCTATCCCATGGCCAAACGTCCCTTCTACACCCATCCGTCACCCGAGGACCCCAACTACAGCAACAGTTTCGACCTGCTGTTCCGCGGTCTGGAACTCGTCACCGGTGGGCAGCGTCTGCACCGGCACGCCGACTACCTCGCCGCGCTGGCGCAACGCGGCGAGTCGCCCGAGGCGTACCAGAGCTACCTGGCGATGTTCGCGCACGGCATGCCGCCGCACGGTGGCTTCGCCATCGGACTGGAGCGGTGGACGGCGCGGCTGCTGGGCGTGGCCAACATCCGGCAGACGACGTTGTTCCCCGAGACCTGCACCGACTCACGCCGTAGCGGTTCCGGCACACCCGCCAGTGCGCCGGAACCAACCGCCACCTGGCTGGACACCCGGCGGCTACACTCGCGACCGGCCACTGTGGTCATTCGTCAACCGGCAAGGGCAGGCACATGGTGGACCGGGAGCGCCACCCGGTCGAACAATGGTTCCGACGCCGGGGACTGCCGTCGGTGGTGCGTGGCCGGCCGACCCACGTGCTGGTCCGCAGCGTGCCGGCGCTGGCCTTTCTCATCGTGCTGGGCTTCGTCGTGGACGCACTGGCACTGA
- a CDS encoding flavin monoamine oxidase family protein has translation MISRRDFLAAVGAAGGAGAMFATMGALGLAPTAMGTPDYQPPRPSDFTLGGRAAAKVIVLGGGIAGLASAYELGKAGYDCTVLEARDVAGGRNFTVRGGTRQTDLDGRTQVGRFSDGEYMNAGPARLAQWMVTLDYCRELGIPLEVFTNVNASALIYHEGMTAPVRYRTAKADVYGYVSELLAKATDQGALDSALTSDDKQRLLAFLEDWGDIGTQHKYTGSLRRGFSVDPGAAEQRGTVLGPPPSLSDVLASGVGRHFSFELEYEQAMLMFQPVGGMDRIPAALVRAIGPARVRTGCAVTGITNGDNGVSVTYTRNGQPQRIDADYCIAAMPPHVTAKIPHNLGAGVQAALSTYHGDPVGKMGLEYRSRWWETDHRIYGGITETDLDLDHVWYPSHGYHGRRGTLIGYYNTGDHAVAYGQLTPAQREARAVAQGVRIHGDKYRTELASSFSVAWHRTPYIEGGWAIPTDAPSYRLLNEPQGRVYFAGDWLTFLVTWQAGAFASARRVVTELHERVLKS, from the coding sequence ATGATTTCTCGACGGGATTTCCTGGCCGCGGTCGGTGCCGCGGGCGGGGCCGGCGCGATGTTCGCGACGATGGGCGCGCTCGGCCTCGCGCCGACCGCCATGGGCACACCGGACTATCAGCCGCCGCGGCCGTCCGACTTCACGCTCGGCGGCCGCGCGGCGGCCAAGGTGATCGTTCTCGGCGGCGGCATCGCCGGCCTGGCCAGCGCGTACGAGCTCGGCAAGGCCGGCTACGACTGCACGGTGCTCGAGGCCCGGGACGTCGCCGGCGGCCGCAACTTCACCGTCCGCGGCGGCACCCGCCAGACCGATCTCGACGGGCGGACCCAGGTCGGCCGGTTCTCCGACGGCGAGTACATGAACGCCGGGCCGGCGCGGCTGGCGCAGTGGATGGTGACCCTGGACTACTGCCGTGAGCTGGGCATTCCGCTGGAGGTCTTCACCAACGTCAACGCCAGCGCGCTGATCTACCACGAGGGCATGACCGCGCCGGTCCGCTACCGGACGGCCAAGGCCGACGTGTACGGCTACGTCAGCGAACTCCTGGCCAAGGCCACCGACCAAGGCGCCCTGGACAGTGCACTGACCAGCGACGACAAGCAGCGGCTGCTGGCGTTCCTCGAGGACTGGGGCGACATCGGAACGCAGCACAAGTACACGGGATCGCTGCGCCGTGGCTTCTCCGTCGATCCGGGCGCGGCCGAGCAGCGCGGCACCGTGCTGGGCCCGCCGCCGTCGCTGTCGGACGTGCTGGCCAGCGGCGTCGGCCGGCATTTCTCGTTCGAGCTCGAGTACGAGCAGGCCATGCTGATGTTCCAGCCGGTCGGCGGCATGGACCGGATCCCGGCCGCGCTGGTGCGGGCGATCGGGCCCGCGCGGGTGCGCACCGGCTGCGCCGTCACCGGGATCACCAACGGGGACAACGGGGTTTCCGTCACGTACACCAGAAACGGCCAGCCGCAGCGGATCGACGCCGACTACTGCATCGCCGCGATGCCGCCGCACGTCACCGCCAAGATCCCGCACAACCTGGGCGCGGGCGTGCAGGCCGCATTGTCCACCTATCACGGCGACCCCGTCGGCAAGATGGGCCTGGAGTACCGGAGCCGCTGGTGGGAGACCGACCACCGGATCTACGGCGGCATCACCGAGACCGATCTGGACCTGGACCACGTCTGGTATCCCTCGCACGGCTACCACGGCCGGCGGGGCACCTTGATCGGCTACTACAACACCGGTGATCACGCTGTGGCCTACGGACAGCTGACGCCGGCGCAGCGGGAAGCCCGGGCGGTCGCGCAGGGTGTGCGGATCCACGGCGACAAGTACCGGACCGAGCTGGCCAGCTCGTTCTCCGTTGCCTGGCACCGAACCCCGTACATCGAGGGCGGCTGGGCGATTCCCACCGACGCGCCGTCCTATCGGCTGCTCAACGAGCCGCAGGGGCGGGTGTACTTCGCCGGTGACTGGCTGACCTTCCTGGTGACCTGGCAGGCCGGCGCGTTCGCCTCGGCCCGGCGGGTGGTCACCGAGCTGCACGAGCGCGTGCTGAAATCCTGA
- a CDS encoding MarR family winged helix-turn-helix transcriptional regulator encodes MADPNWLDERELTAWKQFLSTGAAINRLVDQQLKRDAGLSHQQYEVLARLAEAPEGRLRMTDLAGAAVTSKSGLTYQVGQLEKAGLVRRCGCAGDERGIVAALTEAGWQKLREAAPEHAALVRDLFVDGMSRKDFAAFAAGLAALHDRLNPPAI; translated from the coding sequence ATGGCCGACCCGAACTGGCTCGACGAGCGCGAACTGACCGCGTGGAAGCAGTTCCTGAGCACCGGCGCGGCCATCAACCGGCTGGTGGACCAGCAGCTCAAGCGGGACGCGGGGCTGTCGCACCAGCAGTACGAGGTGCTGGCCCGGCTGGCCGAGGCGCCCGAGGGCCGGCTGCGCATGACCGACCTGGCCGGTGCCGCCGTGACGTCCAAGAGCGGTCTCACCTACCAGGTCGGGCAGCTGGAGAAGGCCGGTCTGGTGCGGCGTTGTGGCTGCGCCGGCGACGAGCGGGGCATCGTCGCGGCCCTCACCGAGGCCGGCTGGCAGAAGCTGCGCGAGGCCGCGCCCGAACATGCCGCCCTGGTCCGCGATCTGTTCGTGGACGGCATGAGCCGCAAGGACTTCGCCGCCTTCGCCGCCGGGCTCGCGGCCTTGCACGATCGGCTGAACCCACCGGCAATTTAG
- a CDS encoding aldehyde dehydrogenase — MTIKRDLVIGGEDVPALDGRTTEDLNPYTGEVYAVVAAGGAADVTRAVDAAQQAFSTWSTTSPGARRRIFLKAADILESRTAEAVALMAEEVGGVAGWAQFNVGLAAGMLRDAAASIGQPLGEVLSTETEGQLSLALREPVGVVAAFAPWNAPIILGTRSLAVPLAVGNTVVLKPSEDAPLSCGLFLADVLREAGLPAGALNVVTNAPADAAEVARTLIADKRVRVVNFTGSTRVGRIIGMTAAEHVKPAVLELGGKNALLVLEDADLDYAVNAATFGAFHNAGQICMSADRLLVHRSVAEEFTAKLAAKAASLPHGDPTDPGTVIGPLITASAAQRVSELVADAVAAGASLRAGGGDADASRYPATVLSGVTPDMRIFTEEIFGPAVTVTTVDDDEQAIAIANDTDYGLTAGVITEDSRRGLAIARRLRTGIVHVNNQTVDDEPQVPFGGVKSSGYGRFGGRWGVEAFTATRWVTVAGQHNHFPY; from the coding sequence GTGACGATCAAACGAGACCTGGTCATCGGCGGCGAGGACGTTCCGGCGCTGGACGGCCGCACGACAGAGGATCTCAACCCGTACACCGGGGAGGTGTACGCGGTGGTCGCGGCCGGTGGAGCGGCCGACGTCACGCGCGCGGTGGACGCCGCCCAGCAAGCGTTTTCCACCTGGTCGACGACCTCGCCGGGGGCCCGCCGCCGGATCTTCCTCAAGGCGGCCGACATCCTGGAGTCCCGCACCGCCGAGGCGGTGGCGCTGATGGCCGAGGAGGTCGGCGGCGTGGCCGGCTGGGCCCAGTTCAACGTCGGCCTGGCCGCCGGCATGCTGCGTGACGCGGCCGCCTCGATCGGGCAGCCGCTCGGCGAGGTGCTGTCCACCGAGACCGAGGGGCAGCTGTCGCTGGCCCTGCGTGAGCCGGTCGGCGTGGTGGCGGCCTTTGCACCGTGGAACGCCCCGATCATCCTGGGCACGCGGTCGCTGGCCGTGCCGCTGGCCGTGGGCAACACCGTGGTGCTCAAGCCCAGCGAGGACGCGCCGCTGTCCTGCGGCCTGTTCCTGGCCGACGTGCTGCGCGAGGCCGGACTGCCGGCCGGGGCGTTGAACGTCGTGACCAACGCGCCGGCCGACGCGGCCGAGGTCGCGCGCACCCTGATCGCGGACAAGCGGGTCCGGGTCGTCAACTTCACCGGCTCCACCCGGGTCGGCCGCATCATCGGCATGACCGCGGCCGAGCACGTCAAGCCGGCCGTGCTCGAACTCGGCGGCAAGAACGCGCTGCTGGTGCTGGAGGACGCCGACCTCGACTACGCCGTGAACGCCGCCACCTTCGGCGCCTTCCACAACGCCGGCCAGATCTGCATGTCGGCCGACCGGCTGCTGGTGCACCGCTCGGTGGCCGAGGAGTTCACCGCCAAGCTGGCCGCCAAGGCCGCGTCGCTGCCGCACGGCGACCCGACCGACCCCGGCACGGTGATCGGCCCGCTGATCACCGCGTCGGCCGCCCAGCGGGTGTCCGAGCTCGTCGCCGACGCCGTGGCCGCCGGCGCCTCGCTCCGGGCCGGCGGTGGTGACGCCGACGCAAGCCGCTATCCGGCGACGGTGTTGTCCGGCGTCACCCCGGACATGCGGATCTTCACCGAGGAGATCTTCGGGCCCGCGGTCACCGTGACCACAGTGGACGACGACGAGCAGGCCATCGCCATCGCCAACGACACCGACTACGGCCTGACCGCCGGCGTCATCACCGAGGACTCCCGCCGCGGCCTGGCCATCGCCCGCCGGCTCCGCACCGGCATCGTGCACGTCAACAACCAGACCGTGGACGACGAGCCCCAGGTGCCCTTCGGCGGCGTGAAGTCCAGCGGCTACGGCCGGTTCGGCGGCCGGTGGGGCGTGGAGGCCTTCACCGCCACCCGCTGGGTCACCGTGGCCGGCCAGCACAACCACTTCCCGTACTGA
- a CDS encoding DUF4097 family beta strand repeat-containing protein, producing MRRVLGAAGLVVAGVWVMSGCSHLLPPQSMTETKTLDQSVTSIKLDGRSGGVTVHGQAGLAKITVQRKITYHDTTPKQDTYRVDGGVLVLSGDCGTNCSVDYDVTAPAGLPVSGKTDNGGVELRNVGAVDVTTSSGEIDLADVAGTVKAETSNGEITGRGLRGGNVQAKTSNGRIDLALLEPGDVTARTDNGDIKLAVPAGGYRVTTQNHNGHRKIGVTEDPNGKNTLDLGSDNGDIEVAQA from the coding sequence ATGCGCAGGGTGCTGGGGGCTGCCGGCTTGGTCGTGGCCGGAGTGTGGGTGATGTCGGGGTGTAGCCACCTGCTGCCGCCGCAGTCGATGACCGAGACCAAGACGCTGGACCAGTCGGTCACCTCGATCAAGCTGGACGGCCGGTCCGGCGGTGTCACCGTGCACGGGCAGGCCGGGCTGGCCAAGATCACGGTGCAGCGGAAGATCACGTACCACGACACCACGCCCAAGCAGGACACCTACCGGGTCGACGGCGGCGTGCTGGTGCTCAGTGGCGACTGCGGCACCAACTGCTCCGTCGACTACGACGTCACCGCGCCGGCCGGGCTGCCGGTCAGCGGCAAGACCGACAACGGCGGTGTCGAGCTCCGCAACGTCGGGGCGGTCGACGTGACCACGAGCTCGGGCGAGATCGACCTGGCCGACGTGGCCGGCACGGTGAAGGCCGAGACCAGCAACGGCGAGATCACCGGACGGGGGCTGCGCGGCGGGAACGTGCAGGCCAAGACCAGCAACGGCCGGATCGACCTGGCGCTGCTGGAACCGGGCGACGTGACCGCGCGGACCGACAACGGCGACATCAAGCTGGCCGTGCCGGCCGGCGGCTACCGGGTGACCACGCAGAACCACAACGGGCACCGCAAGATCGGCGTCACCGAGGACCCGAACGGCAAGAACACCCTGGACCTGGGCAGCGACAACGGCGACATCGAGGTGGCACAGGCCTAA
- a CDS encoding discoidin domain-containing protein, with protein MTQVEEDGLSRRGFLATGVTMLAGFGLAAALPGVAEAATDAQASAGAPADLALFRPVTVSSTDYAATPGSFAVDGVAQVGLRGSGWRAAVGDPQWMVVDLQAACQVSKIVLTFDAKPGDPAFDFSKSRNGTNGLEILTSYSTSYALDVSTDGEVWTTVHSTTAGTGAVNTIALDNPVNARWVRFTSFARSTTNPLGINGFQVYGTTRASRPQVTGWTNWPSQHRTPPALKVAADGTVPVESGWVLTMDDFAPSQDGSALSGPSVNTDNWVPATVPGTVLASLVEQGHFPDPVRGMNNMVIPEALARHSWWYRRTFALPSGLDTSAGRFVWLEFDGVNNTADMWLNGKSIGSLSHPFGRAVFDVTGALRGSGDQALAVKITPIPFPGSPGDKGPAGQSFVDAGGGIFANSPTLVAASGWDWMPAVRDRVAGIWDHVRLRSTGAAVLGDARIDTVLPKLPDLSAAELTITVPVRNASSSSQQVTVAASFDNVKLSKTVTVAGGQQVDVKFDPTAYPQLKLANPKLWWPNGYGDPNLHTLQMTATAGGRTSDKRSVEFGIRKISYDYNLPITMKNNRADQTVDFPVQTARYFRLQGHKRATSYGISLYNLSVVNSAAPTVDLALNKPATASSVDDPSRPPSLAVDGDPNTRWASAWEDDQYIQVDLGSPQTFDRVNLTWEYAYAATFVLQVSNDGNTWTDAKAVDNSPVPMTIFVNGVKVFIRGGAWGWDELLRRMPPERVDNLVAMHRDMNFTLIRNWIGCSYREELFAACDKYGLLLWNEFWDGFSADPANHDIFLAQAKDTVLRYRHHPCTVVWFGCNEGSPPDSIDTPLREIVTGSCDLMYQSNSAGGVISGDGPYFWQDPKNYYGVTHGFWSEIGLPTVSVVESMRNLVGDGDPGWPIGPSWYLHDWSANGNQRPQTYVDAISARLAPASGLEEFCRKAQFINYESMRAIFEAWNAVLWNDARGVLLWMSHPAWHSTVWQTYDYDMDVNGSYYGSRKGCEPHHVQASLVDWKISALNHTPVTVSGATVSAQLYDLAGKALGAAQSAKVDIAPSSVTASFTVPFTDSLPALHLLRLRMTDSAGNLLSENTYWRYRNDTDMRALNQVAATSVSVSLKQSGDSYSAVVKNTGKTVAAMVRLSLREHNGKDRVLPTLYGDNYFWLLPGESKTVSVAPRKSVSQPRLLVEGYNVPTVLS; from the coding sequence ATGACGCAGGTCGAAGAAGACGGGCTGTCGCGACGGGGATTCCTGGCCACCGGGGTCACCATGCTCGCGGGATTCGGCCTCGCGGCGGCGCTGCCCGGCGTCGCCGAGGCAGCGACCGATGCGCAGGCCTCCGCCGGCGCGCCGGCCGACCTGGCCCTGTTCCGGCCGGTGACGGTGTCCTCCACCGACTACGCGGCGACGCCGGGCTCCTTCGCGGTGGACGGCGTCGCCCAGGTCGGCCTGCGCGGCAGCGGCTGGCGCGCGGCCGTCGGCGATCCGCAGTGGATGGTGGTCGACCTCCAGGCGGCGTGCCAGGTCAGCAAGATCGTGCTGACCTTCGACGCCAAGCCGGGCGACCCGGCCTTCGACTTCTCCAAGTCCCGCAACGGCACCAACGGCCTGGAGATCCTGACCAGCTACTCCACCTCGTACGCGCTGGACGTGTCGACCGACGGCGAGGTGTGGACCACGGTCCACAGCACCACCGCCGGCACCGGCGCGGTCAACACCATCGCGTTGGACAACCCGGTGAACGCCCGCTGGGTGCGGTTCACGTCGTTCGCCCGCTCCACCACGAACCCGTTAGGTATCAACGGTTTCCAGGTCTACGGCACGACAAGGGCCAGCCGCCCGCAGGTGACCGGCTGGACGAACTGGCCGTCGCAGCACCGCACGCCGCCGGCGCTGAAGGTGGCCGCCGACGGCACCGTGCCGGTGGAGTCCGGCTGGGTTCTGACCATGGACGACTTCGCGCCGAGCCAGGACGGCTCGGCGTTGTCCGGCCCGTCGGTCAACACCGACAACTGGGTGCCGGCGACCGTGCCGGGCACGGTGCTGGCCTCGCTGGTCGAGCAGGGACACTTCCCCGACCCGGTGCGCGGCATGAACAACATGGTCATCCCGGAGGCACTGGCCCGGCACTCCTGGTGGTACCGAAGGACTTTCGCGCTTCCGTCCGGTTTGGACACCAGCGCCGGCCGGTTCGTCTGGCTGGAGTTCGACGGCGTCAACAACACCGCCGACATGTGGCTCAACGGCAAGTCGATCGGCTCGCTGTCGCACCCGTTCGGCCGCGCGGTCTTCGACGTCACCGGCGCGCTGCGCGGCAGCGGCGACCAGGCGCTGGCCGTGAAGATCACGCCCATCCCGTTCCCGGGCAGCCCCGGCGACAAGGGCCCGGCCGGCCAGTCCTTCGTGGACGCCGGCGGCGGCATCTTCGCCAACTCCCCCACTCTGGTCGCGGCCTCGGGCTGGGACTGGATGCCGGCCGTGCGCGACCGCGTCGCCGGCATCTGGGACCACGTCCGGCTGCGCTCGACCGGCGCGGCGGTGCTCGGTGACGCGCGCATCGACACCGTGCTGCCGAAGCTGCCCGACCTGAGCGCCGCCGAGCTCACCATCACGGTGCCGGTGCGCAACGCCTCGTCGAGCTCGCAGCAGGTCACCGTCGCCGCGTCCTTCGACAACGTCAAGCTGAGCAAGACGGTCACGGTCGCCGGCGGCCAGCAGGTCGACGTGAAGTTCGACCCGACGGCCTACCCACAGCTCAAGCTGGCCAATCCGAAGTTGTGGTGGCCCAACGGCTACGGCGACCCGAACCTGCACACGTTGCAGATGACGGCGACGGCCGGCGGCAGGACCAGCGACAAGCGGTCGGTCGAGTTCGGCATCCGCAAGATCAGCTACGACTACAACCTGCCGATCACGATGAAGAACAACCGGGCCGACCAGACCGTCGACTTCCCGGTGCAGACGGCCCGCTACTTCCGGCTCCAGGGACACAAGCGGGCCACCAGCTACGGCATCTCGCTGTACAACCTGTCGGTGGTCAACAGCGCCGCGCCGACCGTCGACCTGGCCCTGAACAAGCCGGCCACGGCGTCCTCGGTCGACGACCCGAGCCGCCCGCCGAGCCTGGCCGTCGACGGCGATCCCAACACCCGCTGGGCCTCGGCCTGGGAGGACGACCAGTACATCCAGGTCGACCTCGGCTCGCCGCAGACCTTCGACCGGGTCAACCTGACCTGGGAGTACGCCTACGCGGCGACCTTCGTGCTCCAGGTCTCCAACGACGGAAACACCTGGACCGACGCCAAGGCGGTGGACAACTCCCCGGTGCCGATGACGATTTTCGTCAACGGCGTCAAGGTGTTCATCCGCGGCGGCGCGTGGGGCTGGGACGAGCTGCTGCGCCGGATGCCGCCGGAGCGCGTGGACAACCTGGTGGCGATGCACCGGGACATGAACTTCACGCTGATCCGCAACTGGATCGGGTGCAGCTACCGCGAGGAGCTGTTCGCGGCCTGCGACAAGTACGGGCTGCTGCTGTGGAACGAGTTCTGGGACGGCTTCTCGGCCGACCCGGCCAACCACGACATCTTCCTGGCCCAGGCCAAGGACACCGTGCTGCGCTACCGGCACCACCCGTGCACCGTGGTGTGGTTCGGCTGCAACGAGGGCTCGCCGCCGGACTCGATCGACACGCCGCTGCGCGAGATCGTCACCGGCAGCTGCGACCTGATGTACCAGAGCAACTCGGCCGGCGGCGTGATCAGCGGCGACGGGCCGTACTTCTGGCAGGATCCGAAGAACTACTACGGCGTCACGCACGGCTTCTGGAGCGAGATCGGCCTGCCGACGGTGTCGGTGGTGGAGTCGATGCGCAACCTGGTCGGCGACGGCGACCCGGGCTGGCCGATCGGCCCGTCCTGGTACCTGCACGACTGGTCGGCCAACGGCAACCAGCGGCCGCAGACCTACGTCGACGCCATCTCGGCCCGGCTGGCCCCGGCCAGCGGGCTGGAGGAGTTCTGCCGCAAGGCCCAGTTCATCAACTACGAAAGCATGCGCGCCATCTTCGAGGCGTGGAACGCGGTGCTGTGGAACGACGCCCGCGGCGTGCTGCTGTGGATGTCACACCCGGCCTGGCACAGCACGGTGTGGCAGACCTACGACTACGACATGGACGTCAACGGCAGCTACTACGGCTCCCGCAAGGGCTGCGAGCCGCACCACGTGCAGGCCAGCCTGGTCGACTGGAAGATCAGCGCGCTCAACCACACGCCGGTCACGGTGTCCGGGGCCACGGTGTCGGCGCAGCTGTACGACCTGGCCGGCAAGGCGTTGGGCGCGGCCCAGAGCGCGAAGGTCGACATCGCGCCGTCCTCGGTGACGGCCTCGTTCACGGTGCCGTTCACGGATTCCCTGCCGGCGCTGCACCTGCTGCGGCTGCGGATGACCGACAGCGCGGGCAACCTGTTGTCGGAGAACACGTACTGGCGCTACCGCAACGACACCGACATGCGGGCGCTCAACCAGGTCGCGGCGACGTCGGTATCGGTGTCGTTGAAGCAGAGCGGCGACTCGTACAGCGCGGTGGTGAAGAACACCGGCAAGACGGTGGCGGCCATGGTCCGGTTGTCGCTGCGTGAGCACAACGGCAAGGACCGCGTGCTGCCCACGCTCTACGGCGACAACTACTTCTGGTTGCTGCCGGGCGAGAGCAAGACGGTCAGCGTGGCACCGCGCAAGTCGGTGTCGCAGCCCCGGCTGCTGGTCGAGGGCTACAACGTCCCGACCGTTCTTTCCTGA
- a CDS encoding glycosyltransferase produces the protein MAGRVVYASFEMQFPLGGIRVLSQQVALLRAAGVEAYRWTPTPGFRYTWFDDDVPTLSGMTLELDQDDVLLLPEVAVAPDYDPAPGGHTVIYSQGHYITFLGTADVEPYPGWATRPALWTVSQAGVHMLRRALPGFEPHLVPNVIDAELFRPGAERIRRVAWMSRKRPMESTLLRRLLRSDPRSQGVELHDINGVSHEEVARVLGETSVFIALGSPEGEGFGLPAAEAMAAGCLVTGYTGGGGAELFDSPSAWPIAELATDELADKALELLDRPDQDDVRRAGRQWVQDRYNTKTATDALVEGVRLARAMPGGAATATHPARWLAEIVKHFPKQPEPVAGS, from the coding sequence GTGGCCGGTCGAGTTGTCTACGCGTCGTTCGAGATGCAGTTCCCGCTGGGCGGCATCAGGGTGCTCAGCCAGCAGGTGGCACTGCTCCGGGCCGCGGGGGTGGAGGCGTATCGCTGGACCCCGACGCCCGGCTTCCGCTACACCTGGTTCGACGACGACGTGCCAACGTTGTCAGGCATGACCCTGGAGCTGGACCAGGACGACGTCCTGCTGCTGCCGGAGGTCGCGGTGGCGCCGGACTACGACCCGGCGCCGGGCGGGCACACAGTGATCTACTCGCAGGGCCACTACATCACGTTCCTCGGCACGGCCGACGTCGAGCCGTACCCGGGCTGGGCGACGCGCCCGGCGCTGTGGACGGTGTCGCAGGCCGGCGTGCACATGCTGCGACGCGCGCTGCCCGGCTTCGAGCCGCACCTGGTGCCGAACGTGATCGACGCCGAACTGTTCCGGCCGGGTGCCGAACGGATCCGCCGTGTCGCGTGGATGTCCCGCAAGCGCCCGATGGAGAGCACGCTGCTGCGCCGGCTGCTGCGCTCGGATCCGCGCAGCCAGGGCGTCGAGCTGCACGACATCAACGGCGTCTCGCACGAGGAAGTGGCCCGGGTGCTGGGCGAGACCTCGGTGTTCATCGCGCTCGGATCCCCCGAGGGCGAGGGCTTCGGGCTGCCCGCCGCCGAGGCGATGGCCGCCGGTTGCCTGGTCACGGGCTACACCGGCGGCGGTGGTGCCGAGCTGTTCGACTCGCCGTCGGCCTGGCCGATCGCCGAGCTGGCCACCGACGAGCTGGCCGACAAGGCGCTGGAGCTGCTCGACCGGCCCGACCAGGACGACGTTCGCCGGGCCGGCCGGCAGTGGGTGCAGGACCGGTACAACACCAAGACCGCGACCGACGCGCTGGTCGAAGGCGTGCGGCTGGCCCGGGCCATGCCGGGCGGCGCGGCGACGGCCACACATCCGGCCAGGTGGCTGGCCGAGATCGTCAAGCACTTCCCGAAACAGCCGGAGCCGGTCGCGGGGAGCTGA